From Campylobacter pinnipediorum subsp. caledonicus:
AATAGTATCAAAGATAAGCGAAGTTCAAAATAAACTTTCACATGCGATAGCGAACTAAAATAATAAATGGCATAAATTATATTTTTATGCCATAAAACTCACAATACCAATCTATAAAATTTCTAACTCCATCGTTTATGCTGGTATCTGGCTTATATTCAAAATCATCAACCAAATCTTTAACATCAGCAAATGTAGCAGGAACATCTCCAGCTTGTAAAGGTAGAAAATTTTTCTTAATCCCTTTATTTAATCTTATTTCTATAGCTTTTATATACTCCATAAGTTCTACCGGATTATTATTGCCTATATTGTATATTTTAAATGGCGCACTTGATGTTGCTGGGTCTGGATTGTTGCTATCCCAAGATGGATTTGGTTTTGCTGGATTGTCTACACATTTTACTATACCTTTTACTATATCATCTATGTATGTAAAATCCCTTTTCATTTTTCCGTGATTAAAGACATCTATAGCCTTTCCTTCAATGGCTGATTTTACAAACATAAAAAGAGCCATATCAGGTCTTCCCCAAGGACCATAAACAGTAAAAAACCTAAGTCCAGTCGTAGGTAATCCAAACAAATGGCTATAAGTATGCGCCATCATTTCATTGCTTTTTTTACTTGCAGCGTATAAGCTTATAGGATGATTTACAGCTTCGTGAGTAGAAAAAGGCATATTTGTATTTAGTCCATATACAGAACTAGAGCTTGCATATACCAAGTTCTTAACTTCATTGTGTCTGCAACACTCTAAAATATTTACAAATCCAGTTATATTGCTATCTATATATGCCTTTGGATTTATAAGCGAATACCTAACTCCAGCCTGTGCTGCTAGGTTTACAACACAATCAAATTTTTCTTTTTCAAACAATATTTTTAGTGTATCAAGATCGCATAAATCAGCTTTTATAAATTTCAAATTTTGTTTTGTTTTTGATATTATTAGCTTGTTTTCTTTTATCCCATCTGTATCAAAACCAGCATTTTTTAGCCTTGCGAGTTTTAAGTTTACATCATAATAGTCATTTATGTTATCAATCCCAAATACTTCATCGCCTCTTAAAGATAAGAAATTAGCCAGATGAAATCCTATAAAGCCTGCTGTTCCTGTTATTAAAATTTTCATTATCATTGCCTTATTTTTTATTTTTAAAATTTTATCAAATATACGGTTAAATATATATAATTTAAAAATTTTATTTGCATTTGAATTATCTTTATTTGGCGATTTTAAAAAATATTTAATTTTTGCTACTAAAATTCATATAAAAGCTAGCAAAAGAGGAAAAAATGAAAAAATTATTTAAAATCATGATAATTTGTATATTATTATCAGGCATTGGCTTTTGGGTATATAAAAACTACTTTCAAAAAGATGAAAAGATAGTTTATATCACACAAAAAGCAGAGCTAGGAACACTTACAAAAAGAGTTGAAGCTAGTGGAGAGATATTTGCAACAGAGTTAATTGATGTTGGCGCGCAAGTTGGTGGACAGATAAAAAAGCTATATGTAAAGCTTGGCGACAATGTAAAGCAGGGTGATTTGATAGCCGAGATAGATAGCTCTACACAGCAAAATATGGTGGATAATAGAAAAGCTCAGCTTTTTATATATGAAGCCCAGCTAAATAGCGCAAAGGTAGAAAAACAAACGATAGGATATAAGCTAAATCGTATAAAATCACTCTTTGAAAAGGGTGCTAGTAGCAAGCAAAACCTAGAAGACATACAATCAGCCTACGCCTCTATAAATGCAAAAGTAGCTGAGCTTGAAGCTCAGATAAGACAAGCCAAAATAGCCCTAAACACAGCCCGGATAGACCTAGGCTACACAAAGATAATAGCACCAAAAGATGGAACTATAATTTTTGTCGCGGTAGAGGAAGGGCAGACATTAAATAGTGTCCAATCGGCCCCAACTATCGTAAACATAGCTGATTTAAGTCGCGTAAAAATGAAAATTCAAATAGCAGAGGGCGATATAACAAAAATAAAAGTTGGTGCAAATGTAAGCTATACCATACTAAGTGAGCCAAATAAAACTTTTAGCGCAAAAATAAGCTCTATAGATCCAGCCCTTACCACACTTAGCAACGGTAGATACTCAACAAATGGATCAAGCTTGGAAAATGCCGTTTATTACTATGCTCAAAGCATAGTTGATAACCCATCAGGACTTCTTAGGATAGGTATGAGTACTCAAAATAGTATAGATGTAGCACAAGTAAAAGATGCTGTGATAGTTCCAGCTCTTGCGATAAAGCAAAAAGGAGATAAGAAATTCATAAGCATTTTAAAGCAGGGCGATGTAGTAGAGGAGAGAGAGGTTAAAGTAGGTATAAGTAACAACCTAAGCACTCAGATAATAAGTGGTATAGATGTAGGCGATAATGTTATAACAAGCTCAGGCTCAGAGTCTGAAATAAACTCTATGGTTCAAGATATAAAAAGGTAATCACTTGATAAAACTAGAAAATATACACAAAAGCTTTAAAATAGGCGATAATGAGTTTGAAGCCTTAAAAGGTGTAAGTGTTGAGATAAAACAAGGTGAGATGGTGGCTATCATAGGTCAATCAGGTAGCGGTAAATCAACACTTATGAATATACTAGGCTGTCTTGATAGCCCTACAAGCGGTGTTTACAAGCTTGATAATGCTGATATTTCTAGTTTTAGTAAAGATGAATTAGCACGATTAAGAAGAAAGAAGTTTGGCTTTATCTTTCAGCAGTATAATCTTCTTGGAAGTTTAAATGTACTTGAAAATGTAGCACTTCCTAGCATATATGCAGGAGAGAGTAAGCAAAGTAGAGAAGAAAGAGCGCTAAAAAATTTACAAACACTAGGACTTAGTGAAAAATCTCAAAATGCTATAAATAAGCTATCAGGCGGACAGCAACAGCGTGTGAGTATAGCAAGGGCTTTGCAAAATGGTGGTGAGATCATACTAGCAGATGAGCCAACAGGGGCTTTAGATAGCAAAAGCGGACTGGTAGTTATGGATATACTTACTAAGCTACATGAACAGGGTCATACGATAATAATAGTAACCCACGACCCCAAAATAGCACAATATGCAAGTCGTGTTATTGAGATAAAAGACGGGCTTATTATATCAGATACCACAAAAGATGAAAAAATATCTGAGTATAAAAAACAAGATATAAAATCAAAACCATCTTTTTTAGCCTTCAAAGATAGGATTATTGAGAGTTTTAAGATGTCTATATCAGCAATGCTTACAAACAAAATGCGAAGTATTTTAACTATGCTTGGTATCATCATAGGTATAACAGCTGTCATAAGTGTGGTAGCACTTGGAAAAGGCTCTCAGGAGGAGATACTGGCTGGAATTCGTAAAATAGGCACTAATACGATAGACATATATCCGGGTAAGGGCTTTGGAGATCTGCGTTCAAACCGAGTTAGAAGTCTAACTATAAGCGATGTTGAGGTGCTAAAGCAACAAGCTTTTTTAGATGCCGTTACCCCAAACACATACACAAGCGGAGTTATAACCTATGGCTCGGTTTCGCTTACTGCTAGTTTGAGCGGTGGTGGAGATCAAGGACTTGAAGTAAATGGTCTAAAACTAAAAAGAGGAAGAGTTTTTACACCAGAAGAGGTAAAAGAATCAGCTCCAGTTATAGTCATAGATCAAAACAGCGTAAAAGAGCTTTTTAAAGGCAAAGATCCGATAGGGCAAAAGGTGCTTTTTAACAGACAACCTTTTGTCGTTATAGGTATTTTAGACGAAGATGATGGTTATAGGGATAATAGCATTTTGCGAATTTATGCCCCTTATACAAGTGTTATAAATCGCTTAACAGGAAGTAGATATATAAACTCAATAACCGTTCGCGTAAAAGATGATGTAAATGCCCAAATAGCGGAAAAAAATATCATAGCATTGCTTAGCGCAAAACACGGCAAAAAAAACTTTTTTACAAGAAATAGCGATACTATAAAAAAAGCCGTAGAAGAGACTATACAAACAATGCAAATCCTAATCTCAGGCATAGCGCTTATAAGCCTTATTGTTGGTGGTATAGGTGTTATGAATATTATGCTAGTTTCGGTTACTGAAAGGACAAAAGAGATAGGTATAAAAATGGCAATAGGGGCTTATGCAAGAGATATACTTCAACAGTTTTTGATAGAAGCTGTGATTTTGTGTATAGTGGGAGGAAGTATAGGTATAGGCTTTTCTTATTTTGTAGGATATGTGGCTGATGATTTGCTTGGCTATAAGATGATATTTTCAAATGAGTCTATCGTGATAGCACTTTTTACATCTACAGCTATCGGTGTTATTTTTGGTTATATGCCAGCTAAAAATGCCTCAAAACTAAATCCAATAGATGCATTAAATAGGACATAAGCTTGATTATATTAAGAGCAATGGCTAGGAGTTTTGTTTATAATAAATTTGTTAGACAATGAAATCACAAGATTTAAAACATTTTGGATACAACGAAACAAAAGGAGACTTTACTTTATACATAAATTTAAGTGATAATGGAACCTTGTGTATACATATAGATAGACTAAAACTCTACCAAATTTTTAAAATTATAAAATATTAAACTGCTTTGCTTATTTGGGTTTTTTGTAAATACAGCATTTATAAGGTCTCCTATAGCTATGTCATATTTTCTATTTTATTGATATCAAAAGTATAAATATGTATTTTGGCTTTAGCACTATTTTATAAAATATTTTTTGTGGTTTGTCTATCATATTAAAGGCATTTAGGTAACCAAAGATATGTAATATAATATTTAAAATTAATAATATTTTAATAATTCATTAGTATAATTCGCCAAATGCTTTATATAAATGTATATAGGGTATTATATATTTTTACAAAAGGAGAAACCATGAAAAAAGGTTTTACTATGATCGAGTTGATCTTCGTGATCGTTATATTAGGAATTCTAGCAGCTGTTGCTGTACCAAGGCTAACAGCTACAAGAGATGATGCTGAGGTAGCAAAAGCAGCTACAAACCTAACTACACTTGTAAGTGATATCACATCTTACTATACATCACAAGGTGATTTAGCCAGTAAAATAAAAGATATGACAAATGTTCAAGTAGATGAAAACCCTGATTTAACCGCTGAGTTAATTTCAGCAGGAAAAAAATGCATAAAAGTGGAAGGTAAAAAAGCAACAGATGCAACAGGAGCAACAGGAGCAACAGGAGCAACATTGACTATATCAAAAGGAGATGACAAAGACAAGGCTATATGTTCTAAACTTTATAAGATGAGAAGTATATCTGACCTTCTAGGCACCGACGATAAAGGCAAAGAGATACAACTTGGTGGAACAGGAATAAATTACTAATAAAATTTAACCTAGTTTTTAACTAGGTTATAAAACTCACTCAATGTGTTGTGCTTAATATTTTTTTTATATATCTTAATGAGAATCAATCAATTAAATCTTATTTAAACTTTTGAATATCAAAATTTATATCATTGTTTATATAAATTATGCTAAGATAAAAGCTTATATAAACATAATTTTACTAAGCTAAGGGATTTATGAAAAAAGCTTTTACTATGATAGAGCTCATATTTGTTATAGTCATACTAGGTATACTAGTAGCTATTGCAATTCCTAAACTAATAGCAACTAGAAATGAAGCCGAGATAGTAAATGCAGCCAAAAACCTAAGCACCTTTGTAAGTGATATAGGTATGCACTATACATCCCGAGTAAGTTTATCTGATAACCTAGAAGATATGACAAATGTCCGTGCTATAAGGAAAAATGAATATAATGGCTACTACTATCTTATGACTAATGGCAAAGAGTGCATAAAAATACGACTTATATCAGAAGATAAGATAAATAGCACACCTCCATATCTAGAGATAACACAAAACGAAGCGACTAAGCATGATCCTTTATGTCAAAAGATAATACAATACAAAAGCATTCAAAATATAATGAGTACGCAGTTTAAATACATACAAAAAACAAATAAAATAGTAGCTCAAGATAGAGGTTCGGCAACTCCTGTTTTTATCACAGAATACACACCTGAAGTAATAACAGGCATACCTCTTGGTATGTCAAACATTAAGTGGTGATACCCACTCCCTAAACATAGCCATCAAAACTATGTTTTTGCTATATGTTAGAATAAATTTTATAAGAGATTTAAAAGACATTTAAAAGAATAAAATATAATAAATTTAAAATTTTTAAAAAGGAAAAAAATGAAAAAAGTTTTGATGACAAGCTTGGTCGCGGCTAGTTTTGCATTTGGTGCTAATGACACACAAATAATTGAGTTTTATGGTAATGTTTTACCAGAAAACCTTAAAGCTACTGTGCAAGAAAGAAAAGCACTAGATAGTTCATCGGGTGTAGAAAGTGTTATTGTAAATATAAGCGATGGTAAGGTTACTCAAAGCGATGTGATTTTTACAAAAGGGGATTATGTGTTTCCTGATGTGATAGATGTCAAAAAAGGTATGAGTTATAAGGCATCTTTTGGTGAACAAATGCTAGAAAAAAATCTTTCAAAAGTCTATAAAGAAGAGGATAAAAAATACATAATATCACTAGGAAAAGATAAGAAAAATCCTACAAAAGTTATGTTTAGTGATCCTGAATGCCCTTATTGTAGAGCTGAATTAAAAGAGATAGAAAAAACACTAAAAGATACAAACCTAAAGATCATCATAACACCAGTGCATGATAAAAGCTCTCTTCAAAAAGCACATCTTATATACAAAGATATAGCAAAAGCAAAATCAGATAGTGATAAGGTCAAGATACTAAGAAAATACTTTGATGAAAAATACGAAGTTAAAGATGGCTTGGTCAGCGATAAAGAGGTTGAAAGTATCGATAAACTTAGACAAAAATACTTCGCTACAGGTGTAAGAAGTGTGCCTAAGTTTGTAGATGAGGCTAAGTTATTAAAATAATTCAAATAAAGTTAGGATTTTCCTAACTTTAGCCTTTAAAATATCCATAAATCCGACTAATACCCGATCTTAAAATCCCAAATATTGTCTGTAACTTTTAAACCAGTCTATACTAGAAAAGTATATTTATATCTTTTATACCTTATCCGAAATCTTGTATTTTATTTTGAGTTTTTGCTTTGAGTTTTGACTGTATTAGATTTTAAATGTATAAGTAAAAATACTACCTTCATTTGGCTTTGAAACTACATTGTATTTTATATCATATTTTAAGCAAATTTCTCTTACTATATTTAGCCCAAGCCCGAAACCACCCTGAACCAAATCCTCTCTTTCATATCTTTTAAATACACGATTTGTATCTTTTATACCATATCCAAAATCTTGTATCTTAAAAACCGCCAAACCATTTTCTTTTATCAAACTAACTACTACTTTTGAGTTTTTTGGACTGTATTTTATAGCATTTATGATATTGTTATCTATAATTCTTTGCAAGGCTAATTTACTCATCAAGACAGATATATCACTATCTATATTTTTATCAATCATAATATCCTTAGTGTCAGCAATGGAGAGCAAAAACAAAACCCTACGCTCCAAATACTCACTAAAATTTATACTCTCTACTGGAAATTTAATATGCCCTTTTTTTATATAATACTCAACATCTTCGTAAGCTATCTGCATTTGCTTTAAAGCATTTTGTATACGTTTTGTGTGTTTGTTTGTAATTCCTATCATTTCTAAGTTTATACTAGCTACACTAAGCGGTGTTTTTAGCTCGTGCATAGCATCATTAAAAAAATTATTCATATATTTTTGTGCTTGTTTGTATGGTCTAACACTTGCTATATAAAATGTATAAAATATAAAAACAACCAAGACAAGAGTAAAAACTAGCATTATAAGAAATATAAATAGATTGTGCTTGTTTGAAATTTCTTGAGATATGACTATAAAATAAGGAACCTTGTTTTTAAAAAAGAAATTCTTATAAAAAAGATAACCATCTTCTTGCATTGTAACAAATTTAAAATCACTTGGTTGTTTTGATAGGTTTGAAAATACCGGCTTTAAGCTTGTATCATAAATAGCATAGTTGTATATAACTGAATTTGGTAATGTCTTATCTGAGATAAAATTGTAAGTTACCTTTTCTTCAAAACGCATAATTGAAAAGATATTTTTTAAAATTTCATCTTGGTTGATTATACTTAAGGTATTAAAACCCTTAAAGACAAACAAAAGCATTATTAGTAAAGATGCAAGTATTGGTATCTTAAGCTTTTTTAGCATCTATTTTATATCCTATACGCCTTTTTGATGATATAAAACTACTAGATGTTTTATTTCTTATCTTTAATATATGCATACGGATATCTGCTTCTTCTATGTTTTTATTTTCCCATACATTTTCTATCAAGTCCGCAATGCTAACATAAACATTTAAGTGTGATATAAGATACTCTACAAGTTGTAACTCTTTTGCACTTAAATCTATTGCGTTGTTATTCTTGTCAGATAGAGTTCTTTTATGTATATTAAAACTAAAATCCTCGTTTAGATAGACAATATTTCTATCATCAACATTGTAATATTTTCTTAAAAGCTCTGCGACTCTAAGCTTGAGCTCTGCTAACTCAAATGGTTTTTTAAGATACTCGTTACAGCCTAACTCATAGCAAATAGCCATATCGTTTATATCAACAAGAGAGGTCATAATCATAATAGGGGTTTGGATATCTAGGTTTTTTATATATTTCATAACTTCAAAGCCATTTATATTTGGAACTTTGATATCAAGTATAAAAAGATGGTAAAAGCCATTTGCTATCTTATCACAAGCTAAAGCTCCATCAGCAACCGAATCAACCTCATATCCAAGAGAGCATAAGTATTCACTTACACTCTCGCTAAGTTCTATATCATCTTCTAACAGTAAAATTCTCATTAAATTCCTGTAAAAATTTGTCCGGCATAAACTATATAGCATCTAAGTAAAACGACACCAACTAAAACTAAAAAAGTGTTAAAAACTATAACACCTTGTTTATAAGTATGCCCTTTTAATGCTGTTAAGTCTATTAAAATAGGCATTAATAATCCAAGCCCTACAACACCTATCCAAAAGATTGCAGATATGCCTCCTGTTGTTAAAGCATTTTTTGCAAATAATGCTGCATTTTCGCTGGTAGAAAATACAAATATAAACAATACCACTATCAAGGCTATTTCAAAAAATATGGCAAATAAATCAAGCTTTAAAAGTGTGGCGATAGATGATTTGTCTATATCGTTTTTAAATGATAAAATTCCAAAAAATATACTTGCTGCAATACCAGAACTAAAGCCTGAAACCAAAAATAGTATAGGAAGTATATAATTACTCCAAAGAACTATCTTGCTAACGGCACTTAGTAAAAATCCGGTATAAACACCAACACCAATAGCTAAAATAAAAAGGAATAGTTCAAGTAAATTTAGAAGTCTTGTTTTGGCGATAGTGTTTATAATGCTTTTTAAAGGCGCTAAAAACTTAACATCTCTAAATGCATAGATAGCATACACAAAAGCCAAAGGTGTATAAAATAAAAGTAAAGCAACACCGATAGACATAACAGATTTAAAGTTGTATTTTAATAAAATCCAATAAAAATCAAAAGGCTTACCAAGGTCAAAAACCAAAAGTGCAAGACCTATGCTTATGCTAAGCGGTGCGAGCAAAGAGGCTGATTTAAAACATGCATCATTTTTATCACGCCATCTTTGAATGATAGCTACCATCATAGCACCAGCACTAAGACCAGCCAAAAATAGATAAATGGCGATAGGCCACGGCCAATAAATTTCATTATACTGCAACATACTTCCCCACATATTATTCATGGCTTTCTCCTTTAGTGTTTGCAACCATAGCAAGTCTTGGTCGTGTGCTTAAATGCTCTTTTGGATAATAAACTTTTTTCTCTTTTAGTTTTTTAGAAATTTCTGAGTTTTCATCGTTTGCATCTCCAAATACAAGAGCATCAGTAGGGCATACACTAACACAAGCTGGCTGCTCGCCTCTTCCTAGTCTACTCTCATAACAAAATGTGCATTTTCCTATCTCTCCATCAGGCAAGACAAATCTAGCATCATAAGGACAGGCTAGAATACAGTATTTACAAGAAACACAAATTTTGTGATTTAGTAATGTTACGCCATCTTCTGTCTTAAAACTAGCGCCGGTAGGACAAACATCAACACAAGGTGCATCTTCACACATAACACAGCTATGGCGTAAAAAATCCATCTTTAAATTCGGAAAAGTTCCAATCATCTTGGTATGAACTTGCAAGCGATATAATCCTCTAGGAACTGAGTTTTCACTTCTGCAAGCAACCGAACAAGCTTGACAACCTATGCATAAATTTTCATCGTGTAACATTAAATATTTTTTCATATCATCATCCCCTAAGCTTTTACTATATCAACACCGACATTTGTAACCATAGTTCCTGCAACCAAACCCTCGGCAGGATTAAGCAACTTGCTATCATTTGTTCCAATACCATTAGTTCTAGTCATCCCTGGAGTAATATGCCCAAATCCGTGATATACAAACAAAGTATCTTCTCTAATACCCTCTGTTATAAATACTTTTCCTTTTTCTTTGCCGTGTTTGTTTTGTAAAAATACATCATCACCATCTTTTAGACCTTTTTTTGCGGCTGTTCTTGGGTTTATCCAGATAGGTGCGCTTTTCATCATATCATTTAAAAATGGAATATTTTGAGTATGACCGTTTGTATGAATAGGGGTTTTACCATTTGTTAGACAAAGTTCATGTCCTTCGAATACATCTATATCATTTGTGTTTAAGCAACCATAACCAGGAAATTGTTTTTCTACATCTTCGCTAAACAACTCTATCTTTCCACTTTTTGTTTTTAATTTTGCCATCTCATCCATAAGACCATTTGCGCCTACAAATTTACTAGCATACGGGAATGTTTTTACAAACTTATCAACCGAATCTTTTTCTCTATATAAGATACCAGGCACTTTCCAAGTGATATATCCATCTTTTTCAAGAGTTGCGAGAAGATCTACATTTCCTTTAACTTGTTGCATACGCCAATCTCTTATAGTATCCCAAGTATAGTTTTGGTCTATTTTCATTTTTCTAGCTAACTCTCTAAATATACTAGCCCCATCTTTTGTGTCTCCGATAGGCTCTACTATCTTATTTCTTATCATATAAGCTGGTTTTTGACTTGATTTGTCTTGTATGCCCTCATCTCTTTCAAGATATGTGCTTTCAGGCAAGATAACATCAGCAAAAGTCGCCATATCGTTTAGATAAATATCACTAAC
This genomic window contains:
- a CDS encoding type II secretion system protein is translated as MKKAFTMIELIFVIVILGILVAIAIPKLIATRNEAEIVNAAKNLSTFVSDIGMHYTSRVSLSDNLEDMTNVRAIRKNEYNGYYYLMTNGKECIKIRLISEDKINSTPPYLEITQNEATKHDPLCQKIIQYKSIQNIMSTQFKYIQKTNKIVAQDRGSATPVFITEYTPEVITGIPLGMSNIKW
- a CDS encoding sensor histidine kinase; amino-acid sequence: MLKKLKIPILASLLIMLLFVFKGFNTLSIINQDEILKNIFSIMRFEEKVTYNFISDKTLPNSVIYNYAIYDTSLKPVFSNLSKQPSDFKFVTMQEDGYLFYKNFFFKNKVPYFIVISQEISNKHNLFIFLIMLVFTLVLVVFIFYTFYIASVRPYKQAQKYMNNFFNDAMHELKTPLSVASINLEMIGITNKHTKRIQNALKQMQIAYEDVEYYIKKGHIKFPVESINFSEYLERRVLFLLSIADTKDIMIDKNIDSDISVLMSKLALQRIIDNNIINAIKYSPKNSKVVVSLIKENGLAVFKIQDFGYGIKDTNRVFKRYEREDLVQGGFGLGLNIVREICLKYDIKYNVVSKPNEGSIFTYTFKI
- a CDS encoding MacB family efflux pump subunit, with the translated sequence MIKLENIHKSFKIGDNEFEALKGVSVEIKQGEMVAIIGQSGSGKSTLMNILGCLDSPTSGVYKLDNADISSFSKDELARLRRKKFGFIFQQYNLLGSLNVLENVALPSIYAGESKQSREERALKNLQTLGLSEKSQNAINKLSGGQQQRVSIARALQNGGEIILADEPTGALDSKSGLVVMDILTKLHEQGHTIIIVTHDPKIAQYASRVIEIKDGLIISDTTKDEKISEYKKQDIKSKPSFLAFKDRIIESFKMSISAMLTNKMRSILTMLGIIIGITAVISVVALGKGSQEEILAGIRKIGTNTIDIYPGKGFGDLRSNRVRSLTISDVEVLKQQAFLDAVTPNTYTSGVITYGSVSLTASLSGGGDQGLEVNGLKLKRGRVFTPEEVKESAPVIVIDQNSVKELFKGKDPIGQKVLFNRQPFVVIGILDEDDGYRDNSILRIYAPYTSVINRLTGSRYINSITVRVKDDVNAQIAEKNIIALLSAKHGKKNFFTRNSDTIKKAVEETIQTMQILISGIALISLIVGGIGVMNIMLVSVTERTKEIGIKMAIGAYARDILQQFLIEAVILCIVGGSIGIGFSYFVGYVADDLLGYKMIFSNESIVIALFTSTAIGVIFGYMPAKNASKLNPIDALNRT
- the nrfD gene encoding NrfD/PsrC family molybdoenzyme membrane anchor subunit, which gives rise to MNNMWGSMLQYNEIYWPWPIAIYLFLAGLSAGAMMVAIIQRWRDKNDACFKSASLLAPLSISIGLALLVFDLGKPFDFYWILLKYNFKSVMSIGVALLLFYTPLAFVYAIYAFRDVKFLAPLKSIINTIAKTRLLNLLELFLFILAIGVGVYTGFLLSAVSKIVLWSNYILPILFLVSGFSSGIAASIFFGILSFKNDIDKSSIATLLKLDLFAIFFEIALIVVLFIFVFSTSENAALFAKNALTTGGISAIFWIGVVGLGLLMPILIDLTALKGHTYKQGVIVFNTFLVLVGVVLLRCYIVYAGQIFTGI
- a CDS encoding type II secretion system protein; protein product: MKKGFTMIELIFVIVILGILAAVAVPRLTATRDDAEVAKAATNLTTLVSDITSYYTSQGDLASKIKDMTNVQVDENPDLTAELISAGKKCIKVEGKKATDATGATGATGATLTISKGDDKDKAICSKLYKMRSISDLLGTDDKGKEIQLGGTGINY
- a CDS encoding thioredoxin fold domain-containing protein, with the translated sequence MKKVLMTSLVAASFAFGANDTQIIEFYGNVLPENLKATVQERKALDSSSGVESVIVNISDGKVTQSDVIFTKGDYVFPDVIDVKKGMSYKASFGEQMLEKNLSKVYKEEDKKYIISLGKDKKNPTKVMFSDPECPYCRAELKEIEKTLKDTNLKIIITPVHDKSSLQKAHLIYKDIAKAKSDSDKVKILRKYFDEKYEVKDGLVSDKEVESIDKLRQKYFATGVRSVPKFVDEAKLLK
- a CDS encoding 4Fe-4S dicluster domain-containing protein, encoding MKKYLMLHDENLCIGCQACSVACRSENSVPRGLYRLQVHTKMIGTFPNLKMDFLRHSCVMCEDAPCVDVCPTGASFKTEDGVTLLNHKICVSCKYCILACPYDARFVLPDGEIGKCTFCYESRLGRGEQPACVSVCPTDALVFGDANDENSEISKKLKEKKVYYPKEHLSTRPRLAMVANTKGESHE
- a CDS encoding response regulator transcription factor, with the protein product MRILLLEDDIELSESVSEYLCSLGYEVDSVADGALACDKIANGFYHLFILDIKVPNINGFEVMKYIKNLDIQTPIMIMTSLVDINDMAICYELGCNEYLKKPFELAELKLRVAELLRKYYNVDDRNIVYLNEDFSFNIHKRTLSDKNNNAIDLSAKELQLVEYLISHLNVYVSIADLIENVWENKNIEEADIRMHILKIRNKTSSSFISSKRRIGYKIDAKKA
- a CDS encoding NAD-dependent epimerase: MKILITGTAGFIGFHLANFLSLRGDEVFGIDNINDYYDVNLKLARLKNAGFDTDGIKENKLIISKTKQNLKFIKADLCDLDTLKILFEKEKFDCVVNLAAQAGVRYSLINPKAYIDSNITGFVNILECCRHNEVKNLVYASSSSVYGLNTNMPFSTHEAVNHPISLYAASKKSNEMMAHTYSHLFGLPTTGLRFFTVYGPWGRPDMALFMFVKSAIEGKAIDVFNHGKMKRDFTYIDDIVKGIVKCVDNPAKPNPSWDSNNPDPATSSAPFKIYNIGNNNPVELMEYIKAIEIRLNKGIKKNFLPLQAGDVPATFADVKDLVDDFEYKPDTSINDGVRNFIDWYCEFYGIKI
- a CDS encoding efflux RND transporter periplasmic adaptor subunit, encoding MKKLFKIMIICILLSGIGFWVYKNYFQKDEKIVYITQKAELGTLTKRVEASGEIFATELIDVGAQVGGQIKKLYVKLGDNVKQGDLIAEIDSSTQQNMVDNRKAQLFIYEAQLNSAKVEKQTIGYKLNRIKSLFEKGASSKQNLEDIQSAYASINAKVAELEAQIRQAKIALNTARIDLGYTKIIAPKDGTIIFVAVEEGQTLNSVQSAPTIVNIADLSRVKMKIQIAEGDITKIKVGANVSYTILSEPNKTFSAKISSIDPALTTLSNGRYSTNGSSLENAVYYYAQSIVDNPSGLLRIGMSTQNSIDVAQVKDAVIVPALAIKQKGDKKFISILKQGDVVEEREVKVGISNNLSTQIISGIDVGDNVITSSGSESEINSMVQDIKR